A genomic region of Salvelinus alpinus chromosome 12, SLU_Salpinus.1, whole genome shotgun sequence contains the following coding sequences:
- the LOC139536101 gene encoding ataxin-7-like protein 2 isoform X2, translated as MMAVRERAVKVMAALERRVPSLDDFVGESWSAWAERASVTASEGSDGDDCSKNGKKAAEAMSLRKEDMSIFGHYPGQDDFYLVVCSHCGQVVKPQAFEKHCERRHGPLSKLYAPLRSPPPAPQQRPRHSHSPSSAHATSSWEGRRQGTGAPRAAPPSTPPQFRHTKPPKEGVRHSHLDKSPHSGHSESAVFKQPPPLEPPLSSPPPSLRDPPWPHGGTPPGRPSTTPPSQPSTTPPGWPSTARPSTTPPPGRPSTTPPPGRPSTTPPPSRPSTTPPPGRPSTTPASRPSTSERTHTQRKEAITVPTLPGHLRGPRPYNKVASRRECDLDKHCGVLDSERKKVCTRLLTCNIHSIHQRRKVSGRSKNFDQLVTELKMGVRIRERGAQTQEGSGSGRSPSPEAHGDPLAHPHCRRPLTNNPAFSRSRASSESAPEEEKPHQEEGSTQAPSPLTHGRISSDESEGEGPEEQIEYPSSSWHPKPAAGCSFGSYMMGHGVYTFDRRLHHLRSALNAMVEQHISAHLWKKIPQASDLQSQSPSAKSISSSSSFSSSLHSKVRTGSHRTTPSLRPSSSSSHGPGRETRLQIASHSTAINQSENSSGSGSHIVAPAPPPVRQAGPGRPPGPGRPKNPVGRPSKQQLRFREEEEAAAALRKREAPSLEDEHSGPDRNSIILQDRGRPPTSSSKTAPPTHHSQTNGTLSPSSKPRPQPSPSEPHSPASAWLFKRTHPPSGHTSSPPDPHFRRGDSGLHGRGATGYEHRGLGKKRKGGSIEPSPPSKPHRLPSSPHSNFYPWKDSKGGTLPGGVEKKMGTQKPKLHH; from the exons ATGATGGCGGTGCGTGAACGCGCAGTAAAAGTAATGGCTGCTCTGGAACGGCGGGTGCCTAGTCTCGATGATTTCGTGGGCGAAAGCTGGAGCGCCTGGGCCGAGAGAGCCAGTGTGACTGCGTCGGAAG GCTCCGATGGAGATGACTGCAGCAAGAATGGGAAGAAAGCAGCCGAGGCAATGTCTCTTAGGAAGGAAG ACATGTCCATCTTCGGCCACTACCCGGGCCAAGATGACTTCTACTTGGTGGTGTGTAGCCACTGTGGCCAGGTGGTCAAGCCCCAGGCCTTTGAGAAGCATTGTGAGAGGAGACACGGCCCCCTGAGCAAACTGTACGCCCCCCTCCGCTCCCCCCCTCCAGCACCCCAGCAGCGCCCCCGCCATAGCCACTCCCCATCCTCCGCCCACGCAACCTCATCCTGGGAAGGGAGGAGGCAAGGGACTGGGGCACCAAGAGCAGCCCCCCCATCCACACCCCCACAGTTCAGACACACCAAACCCCCCAAGGAAGGAGTACG CCACTCCCACCTGGATAAGAGCCCCCACAGCGGCCATTCTGAATCAGCTGTGTTCAAGCAGCCTCCACCCCTGGAGCCTCCCCTGagctccccacctccctccctcagagACCCCCCCTGGCCCCATGGAGGCACCCCGCCCGGCCGGCCCTCCACCACCCCGCCCAGCCAGCCCTCCACCACCCCGCCCGGCTGGCCATCCACCGCCCGGCCCTCCACCACCCCCCCGCCCGGCCGGCCCTCCACCACCCCCCCGCCCGGCCGGCCCTCCACCACCCCCCCGCCCAGCCGGCCCTCCACCACCCCCCCGCCCGGCCGGCCCTCCACCACCCCGGCCAGCCGGCCCTCCACCAGTGAGAGGACACACACCCAGAGGAAGGAGGCCATAACGGTCCCTACCCTCCCTGGCCATCTCCGTGGACCAAGACCTTACAACAAAGTGGCCTCTA GGAGAGAGTGTGATCTAGACAAGCACTGCGGAGTACTGGACTCCGAGAGGAAGAAAGTCTGCACTCGTCTCCTAACTTGCAAT ATTCACTCTATTCACCAGCGGAGGAAGGTTTCTGGTCGGAGTAAAAACTTTGACCAGCTGGTGACCGAGCTGAAGATGGGTGTCCGGATCCGTGAGCGGGGGGCTCAGACCCAGGAGGGGAGTGGCTCAGGCCGGTCCCCCAGCCCAGAGGCCCACGGGGACCCCCTAGCACACCCCCACTGCAGGAGGCCCCTCACCAACAACCCTGCCTTCAG TCGGTCCAGGGCTTCTTCGGAGAGTGCTCCAGAGGAGGAAAAACCTCATCAGGAGGAGGGTAGCACCCAAGCCCCATCACCCCTCACCCATGGGCGCATTTCCAGCgatgagagcgagggagaggggccTGAGGAACAAATCGAATACCCCTCGTCCTCTTGGCACCCTAAACCAGCCGCG GGGTGTTCGTTTGGCAGTTATATGATGGGTCATGGTGTGTACACCTTTGACCGGCGGCTCCACCACCTTCGGTCGGCGCTCAATGCCATGGTGGAGCAGCACATCAGCGCACACCTCTGGAA AAAAATACCTCAAGCATCAGACCTCCAGTCCCAAAGTCCCTCAGCGAAGagcatctcttcctcctcatccttctcttcctctctacatTCTAAAGTCAGGACAGGAAGCCACAGAACCACCCCGTCCCTCaggccttcctcctcttcctcccacggACCAGGGAGGGAGACACGCCTACAAATCGCCTCCCACTCCACAGCCATTAACCAATCAGAGAATTCCAGTGGCAGTGGCAGCCATATTGTAGCCCCTGCGCCCCCTCCTGTCCGCCAGGCAGGTCCAGGGCGGCCGCCAGGTCCCGGGAGGCCCAAGAACCCGGTGGGGCGACCCAGCAAGCAGCAACTGAgattcagagaggaggaggaggcagcagcAGCACTCCGTAAACGTGAAGCCCCATCACTGGAGGATGAGCACTCCGGCCCAGACAGGAACTCTATCATCCTACAGGACCGGGGACGGCCCCCAACCAGTTCCTCTAAGACCGCCCCGCCCACCCATCACAGCCAGACCAATGGCACCCTCTCCCCCAGCAGCAAACCCCGCCCCCAGCCATCCCCCTCGGAGCCCCATTCACCAGCATCTGCCTGGTTGTTTAAACGGACACACCCACCCTCTGGACACACTTCCTCCCCACCCGATCCTCACTTCCGCAGGGGGGACTCAGGACTGCACGGGAGGGGGGCGACGGGGTACGAGCACAGGGGTCTGGGGAAGAAACGCAAGGGGGGCAGCATTgaaccctctcccccctccaaACCGCACCGCCTGCCCTCCTCCCCTCACTCCAATTTCTACCCCTGGAAGGACAGTAAGGGGGGAACACTGCCTGGTGGGGTGGAGAAGAAAATGGGCACACAGAAG CCAAAACTGCACCATTAA
- the LOC139536101 gene encoding ataxin-7-like protein 2 isoform X1: MNLGLGGTVLCTQVPSGNQPGSLQQQMSDRRCLVCVCLPAFVPVFHREGDTVMCVCIYIYFLCDFSPPVPPLAPHPPDMSIFGHYPGQDDFYLVVCSHCGQVVKPQAFEKHCERRHGPLSKLYAPLRSPPPAPQQRPRHSHSPSSAHATSSWEGRRQGTGAPRAAPPSTPPQFRHTKPPKEGVRHSHLDKSPHSGHSESAVFKQPPPLEPPLSSPPPSLRDPPWPHGGTPPGRPSTTPPSQPSTTPPGWPSTARPSTTPPPGRPSTTPPPGRPSTTPPPSRPSTTPPPGRPSTTPASRPSTSERTHTQRKEAITVPTLPGHLRGPRPYNKVASRRECDLDKHCGVLDSERKKVCTRLLTCNIHSIHQRRKVSGRSKNFDQLVTELKMGVRIRERGAQTQEGSGSGRSPSPEAHGDPLAHPHCRRPLTNNPAFSRSRASSESAPEEEKPHQEEGSTQAPSPLTHGRISSDESEGEGPEEQIEYPSSSWHPKPAAGCSFGSYMMGHGVYTFDRRLHHLRSALNAMVEQHISAHLWKKIPQASDLQSQSPSAKSISSSSSFSSSLHSKVRTGSHRTTPSLRPSSSSSHGPGRETRLQIASHSTAINQSENSSGSGSHIVAPAPPPVRQAGPGRPPGPGRPKNPVGRPSKQQLRFREEEEAAAALRKREAPSLEDEHSGPDRNSIILQDRGRPPTSSSKTAPPTHHSQTNGTLSPSSKPRPQPSPSEPHSPASAWLFKRTHPPSGHTSSPPDPHFRRGDSGLHGRGATGYEHRGLGKKRKGGSIEPSPPSKPHRLPSSPHSNFYPWKDSKGGTLPGGVEKKMGTQKPKLHH, from the exons ATGAATTTGGGGTTGGGGGGCACTGTTCTCTGTACCCAGGTGCCCTCTGGCAACCAGCCTGGCAGTCTGCAGCAGCAGATGTCTGACAGACGCTGCctcgtgtgtgtttgtctgcctgCTTTTGTTCCTGTGTttcacagagagggagacacagtgATGTGTGTTTGTATCTATATATACTTTCTCTGTGATTTCTCACCACCTGTTCCTCCTCTCGCTCCCCACCCACCAGACATGTCCATCTTCGGCCACTACCCGGGCCAAGATGACTTCTACTTGGTGGTGTGTAGCCACTGTGGCCAGGTGGTCAAGCCCCAGGCCTTTGAGAAGCATTGTGAGAGGAGACACGGCCCCCTGAGCAAACTGTACGCCCCCCTCCGCTCCCCCCCTCCAGCACCCCAGCAGCGCCCCCGCCATAGCCACTCCCCATCCTCCGCCCACGCAACCTCATCCTGGGAAGGGAGGAGGCAAGGGACTGGGGCACCAAGAGCAGCCCCCCCATCCACACCCCCACAGTTCAGACACACCAAACCCCCCAAGGAAGGAGTACG CCACTCCCACCTGGATAAGAGCCCCCACAGCGGCCATTCTGAATCAGCTGTGTTCAAGCAGCCTCCACCCCTGGAGCCTCCCCTGagctccccacctccctccctcagagACCCCCCCTGGCCCCATGGAGGCACCCCGCCCGGCCGGCCCTCCACCACCCCGCCCAGCCAGCCCTCCACCACCCCGCCCGGCTGGCCATCCACCGCCCGGCCCTCCACCACCCCCCCGCCCGGCCGGCCCTCCACCACCCCCCCGCCCGGCCGGCCCTCCACCACCCCCCCGCCCAGCCGGCCCTCCACCACCCCCCCGCCCGGCCGGCCCTCCACCACCCCGGCCAGCCGGCCCTCCACCAGTGAGAGGACACACACCCAGAGGAAGGAGGCCATAACGGTCCCTACCCTCCCTGGCCATCTCCGTGGACCAAGACCTTACAACAAAGTGGCCTCTA GGAGAGAGTGTGATCTAGACAAGCACTGCGGAGTACTGGACTCCGAGAGGAAGAAAGTCTGCACTCGTCTCCTAACTTGCAAT ATTCACTCTATTCACCAGCGGAGGAAGGTTTCTGGTCGGAGTAAAAACTTTGACCAGCTGGTGACCGAGCTGAAGATGGGTGTCCGGATCCGTGAGCGGGGGGCTCAGACCCAGGAGGGGAGTGGCTCAGGCCGGTCCCCCAGCCCAGAGGCCCACGGGGACCCCCTAGCACACCCCCACTGCAGGAGGCCCCTCACCAACAACCCTGCCTTCAG TCGGTCCAGGGCTTCTTCGGAGAGTGCTCCAGAGGAGGAAAAACCTCATCAGGAGGAGGGTAGCACCCAAGCCCCATCACCCCTCACCCATGGGCGCATTTCCAGCgatgagagcgagggagaggggccTGAGGAACAAATCGAATACCCCTCGTCCTCTTGGCACCCTAAACCAGCCGCG GGGTGTTCGTTTGGCAGTTATATGATGGGTCATGGTGTGTACACCTTTGACCGGCGGCTCCACCACCTTCGGTCGGCGCTCAATGCCATGGTGGAGCAGCACATCAGCGCACACCTCTGGAA AAAAATACCTCAAGCATCAGACCTCCAGTCCCAAAGTCCCTCAGCGAAGagcatctcttcctcctcatccttctcttcctctctacatTCTAAAGTCAGGACAGGAAGCCACAGAACCACCCCGTCCCTCaggccttcctcctcttcctcccacggACCAGGGAGGGAGACACGCCTACAAATCGCCTCCCACTCCACAGCCATTAACCAATCAGAGAATTCCAGTGGCAGTGGCAGCCATATTGTAGCCCCTGCGCCCCCTCCTGTCCGCCAGGCAGGTCCAGGGCGGCCGCCAGGTCCCGGGAGGCCCAAGAACCCGGTGGGGCGACCCAGCAAGCAGCAACTGAgattcagagaggaggaggaggcagcagcAGCACTCCGTAAACGTGAAGCCCCATCACTGGAGGATGAGCACTCCGGCCCAGACAGGAACTCTATCATCCTACAGGACCGGGGACGGCCCCCAACCAGTTCCTCTAAGACCGCCCCGCCCACCCATCACAGCCAGACCAATGGCACCCTCTCCCCCAGCAGCAAACCCCGCCCCCAGCCATCCCCCTCGGAGCCCCATTCACCAGCATCTGCCTGGTTGTTTAAACGGACACACCCACCCTCTGGACACACTTCCTCCCCACCCGATCCTCACTTCCGCAGGGGGGACTCAGGACTGCACGGGAGGGGGGCGACGGGGTACGAGCACAGGGGTCTGGGGAAGAAACGCAAGGGGGGCAGCATTgaaccctctcccccctccaaACCGCACCGCCTGCCCTCCTCCCCTCACTCCAATTTCTACCCCTGGAAGGACAGTAAGGGGGGAACACTGCCTGGTGGGGTGGAGAAGAAAATGGGCACACAGAAG CCAAAACTGCACCATTAA